From Paraburkholderia sprentiae WSM5005:
CGCTGGTACCGGCACGATAGCGGGCGCGGGCAACAGCCTCGTGATCACCCAACCCGGTTCGGCACGCGGTGTGATCGACTGGAACAGCTTCTCGATCGGCAGGAACAATAGCGTGACGTTCAACAACGGCGCTCAACGAATCGCTTCATGAGTCACCCGGTTTCAGTGCGTTGATTCAGTTCAGGCGATCGATGCGTTTTCACACGCTCTGGGTCGACTTACGACGATCATCCGCTGCGGGGCCGGAAGCGGTTCTCCATTCAGCTATCGGACCGGGTTCGGCCAGGAACGGTCCTTCCCAATCGGGTCGCGAGCGTCCGCTTGCTCGCGGCGAGCGGACCTTCGAGGCGCGGCGACTGACGACCGTCGCTGACTCATTCCCGGGCCCACAAGGCGTGGCGCGTCCTCGAGCACTTGAGCCTTCGGTTTGGAACCATGTTCGTGATTGTGGACCACGTGGTACCGAATGTCGTTCAACGTGATTCAAAGGAAGGTTCGATTTCATCGAACAAGGTCGGGTGCACGTGTACTTCCAAATCGCATCGCCTAGAAACGGCGGGTGGCCCGACGCCAAGCGGATTCGGGGGTCAACTGTTTTGTGTATCGCATGGTCTACGATAGATCAAGGCGATGAGTGCGTTCCCGTCTGACTAACTGGTTCCTGAAGAGAAACTCCGTGGCCGCAAAGCGGAAGCGTTGCGCGGCACGGAGTGAACAAAGTCTTTGGGCTTTCTTGACCTCAGAGGTATTCCATGCTTCAAGACAGCGACGTCGCAACTCGGATCCCAGCGCAAGACCTCGCTCGCGCAAGATCTTTCTACTCGAGCAGGCTCGGCCTTGAGCCGGTGGAAGAACGGGCTGGTGGCTTCCGCTACAAATGCGGCAGGGGCTACTTCACACTCTTTCAGTCGTCTGGGTCGGCCTCAGGGACTCATACACAAATGGCCTGGGAGGTCGATGACATCCAGGCAACCGTTAGTGAGCTGCGACAGCGTGGAGTCGCGTTCGAAGAATACGATCTTCCCGGCCTCAAAACGATAAACGGGATCGCTGATATAGAAGGGAATTACCCGTCCAAGGGTGGGGTAGGCGAAAGAGCTGCCTGGTTCCGAGATAGCGAGGGCAACCTGCTCGGCATCGGGCAACCGCTTAAGTGAGCAGGCCGACGCCATGCCTCAAAGCGCCGCTTAGGGTCAAAGCAGGCTATCGGTGCAAGGGAATCGACTATTGTCGATTTCTTGACTCCCCGCTCGTCGTGCGTATGGGCGGTCGTGTTGCGATGCGCTGCCGACCGGCACCTATAGTCCGTATGGGAAAAAGGAGATTGCGAATGACCTACGTCGATGGATTTGTTGTCCCCGTGCCTACAGCCAACCGCGAAGTTTACAGGCAGTTCGCCGAAAGAGCGGCGGCCGTCTTCAAGGAGCACGGCGCGTTGAAGGTGATCGAATGCTGGGGAGATGACGTGCCGGAGGGCAAGGTGACGTCGTTTCCAATGGCGATCAAGCGCAAGGATGATGAGACGGTGGTGTTCTCCTGGGTTGTCTGGCCGTCGCATCAGTCGCGAGACGAAGGAATGAAAGCGGTAATGGCCGACCCGCGGCTGCAACCGGAAAAAGATCCGATGCCTTTTGACGGTCAGCGGCTAATCTATGGCGGTTTCGAAGTGATCGTCGACGCGTGATGGCAGAAAAACATGGAGCCGGTTCGCGTTGAGACGCGAACCGGCGCCGCGGCTTGGCATTGAACATCCGCGATGCAACGCGTGAATCTCCTGTCGGACTTACGCTACTCAGGGCAAGCTGTGAAGTCAGGTATCTGGTTAGCAGCGGACGGTCGCGCGTGACGCATAAGTGACTCCAACGGGTCGTAAGTACGCGTTCGCCGATGTGAGCGTCGCCGCTCCGGATCCGGCTCGGGCGAACGGCCGGTTAGCACCGTGCAGCCGCCCGATGAGGGACGGTAGCCGAACGTCAGCAATGGCCGAATTGTGCGGGTACCTCGTCCGTCAGGTTCGGGAGTAATTCGGCCGCTCCAACGGCAGATTTCCCGGCTCGCTGAACGGCAAGTTGTGGCCGAAGGTGCCATTCTTTGAACGATGCCATCAGGCGGATCGTCGGCCAAATCTGCGATTCGCGAGCCACACGCACTATCGTGACCGACCGCCCGCTTCCGGGAGGCACCCGGCGGTGCCGTGCCAGTGCTTGACCCTACCTGATCGGGATGGAAAGAGCTTAAACGCGGGTAGGTGCGATCGCGGTACGCGGCCGCAGCGTCGCCATGATCAGGTACATGCCGCCGCCGATCGCTACGCCGAAGAACCAGCCATATGTATTCCACCAGGCCGGCAGCAGGTTAGTGAAGTTGGGCAGGAAGGTCGAAAACACACTGCCGACCGCCGCCGCGGCCAGCGCGTTGACGTTCCAGCCGCCTTCGTAGCGATACTCGCCGTGCTCCTGGTAGAGCGCCGCGACGTTGACGTTGCCCTTGGCCACCAGATAGTAGTCCACCAGGATGATCCCCAGCAGCGGGCCCATCGTGGCGCCGATGGCGTTGACGAAGTGCGCGGCGTTGCCTTCCCACGGCGCAAACGGGTAGAGCACCAGCGCGATGGCTGCGGCGATGAAACCGCCCTTCCTGAAGCTGATCTGCCTGGGGAACGTGTTGGAGATGTCGAACGCCGCCGAGACGAAATTGGCCACCACGTTGATGCCTAGCGTGGCGACTGCGAAGGTCACCGCCGCGATGAGTGCCAGTATCCAGCTATCGAACTTGGCTGAGATCTGCTCGGGGTGCAGCAGCACTTCGCCGTACACCCTGAAGG
This genomic window contains:
- a CDS encoding VOC family protein encodes the protein MLQDSDVATRIPAQDLARARSFYSSRLGLEPVEERAGGFRYKCGRGYFTLFQSSGSASGTHTQMAWEVDDIQATVSELRQRGVAFEEYDLPGLKTINGIADIEGNYPSKGGVGERAAWFRDSEGNLLGIGQPLK
- a CDS encoding DUF1428 domain-containing protein; translation: MTYVDGFVVPVPTANREVYRQFAERAAAVFKEHGALKVIECWGDDVPEGKVTSFPMAIKRKDDETVVFSWVVWPSHQSRDEGMKAVMADPRLQPEKDPMPFDGQRLIYGGFEVIVDA